Proteins encoded by one window of Bacillus rossius redtenbacheri isolate Brsri chromosome 3, Brsri_v3, whole genome shotgun sequence:
- the LOC134530274 gene encoding mucin-3B-like isoform X2: protein MMKLKEEEADEALMLSISACTKEDNSNDSKDKPLQLDDVTSAADGLAASENKDGKSEKITNIIESFCKICNTELAPGENCELHKKSQDHVNSLKLEKDQEMVTEDDLVFEGVMCGICNVSFVSMAAYNSHLKGQSHLKNKRKSEESKLKVEEVQSTRKHRSCELCRMDFFSDHSYETHFSSQLHIDKEQWTKEWQEKKSKSVLLVEQEKGTVDPSTEIIENNVAKPDESSTAENIKPVELFECINKVEKENNQSGAELNSDGSLQPTGEKMVSKEEREMKNDRKAVFECKLCGISVVSSMTYEHHIKSKQHMLNLFHQTSGTAESSSKNEPVRNHSKLTLAAAKTTVSSDAFHCEDSNISNKSLNQHKSHLESNERNSDTVASLQTEQKATFPTSNESIMEKSDQKSVLSSPLPDKGKTIDSTSSGDCLFESSDQKSVHSSPLLATGKPTDSRSNDSNLKSSDYKSVLSSTLPAERKSTDLTSSSGSHLESGNKESVCSSSLLATGKPTDSTSNSDSNLKNSSKKSVFSSPLLAKGKPTDSTSNSDSNLKSSGQKSMHSSPLLAKGKPTDSTFSSDSHLENSDQESTIASSQPAIGDPCHPESSDSRIENNNNHESVVSTPQSAKEKSYDPSAVVELHLSKEKYTDQASNVYVRKGILKNNAKKSDKIESLDSAAEVCKSRKTSVKLTQVEEKSEHKNEKPSLLVVATQEENDQEEDTENFECKPCGVSIVGVMSYEHHLGSIQHILKLAQQPTSSKEVNKLPKQQNPIVAANNTKAVETFYCETCEYKSNTSAQHQAHLKSNDHNRTCFELQMSKLKSRKRLEKLKHIKLTQQPTNMNKTEGIVKEIIQKKANILSKFQNSTASQVSTNKTKAESLMREILQKKAKLFLESENSTASQVSSIVVRNEMDQTSKISKPCRSRFSSFESQPDVNLSSGYVTNLSATPTLNMSSTPTLNMSSTPTLNMSSTRTLNISSTPTLNMSSTPTLNMSSTPTLNMSSTPTLNMSSTPTLNMSSTPTLNMSSTRTLNISSTPTLNMSSTPTMNMSSTPTLNMSSTPTLNMSSTPTLNMCSTPTLNMSSTPTLNMSYTPTLNMSSTSTLNMSSTPTLNMSSTPTLNMSSTRTLNISSTPTLNMSSTPNLNMRTTPNLNMSSTPAVSFHSNNLSSTIAERSAVAVSTSFGTAADLNSLERHTSVTRPCKLEMISSNRPNNISTYVSEVRTMFDNLKNVERRAMGKTFSEKLHNLKISDIRRNVSENSDGTRTSISEKPQNTSDSDKRTLVSTTYPALASPHFINPVTAEISHSMGKTVPEKLQNTSEKKSTSDISEVMRKVLQRIQATKVSIPKTQQDTEVSDAIKKALERLQTTTDISFAKEKNFDMSKKPQITQVIDITHQERCNNNEISPASEKDRNTESSHTFKTILSERHHSTDLAHVFEKTVPENHKRTEIFDSFDKLFPERCRNAERSDTSKKHQSTERVHESEKIIPERHMGTEVPNALKVRLTEIHQNNEKSQEKRFSGGFQSNKVFNKKIFLKKFENTELYDERLEGKRFRGKYDTIEGLHENRLSEQSRTTELSNERRIPERYHKSEVLYEKRYSERDQNNEKRNLNSGMVHDVGQVIHEVSSDTGISSDPMKKIILKALESTAMSDQLRRSLIEKLSSTEISKLMERTMPETSQSAYIKGRISPVEHHDFETSHSIKNVCERPRNTELRRDTLRVRTQTSEVPCDTKSMAAEIQQNFGMSRTERIKDSIQHFHRLDGAAGKRFACKVCQVNHSSSPELIQHTDSREHLTNVELLRRFIARFRRLANSEDNQLTCCKCSFSCTLVRDFNRHILDTHWLRVLVMRKRKFGVSSSSSKSSVSHDSTEDEESRYLVPAKCARMHFECVLCKKSYSLEEDYKEHLKSDMHRERTRVVAHKNAALRVPQLDKITPNEKHSLREEVTAFSESLPRGSQKKLNTNLKRKPGKVVHVWSRK from the coding sequence atggtttaGCAGCATCTGAGAATAAGGATGGTAAATctgaaaaaataactaatatcaTAGAAAGTTTCTGCAAAATATGTAATACTGAGCTGGCACCAGGAGAAAATTGTGAACTTCACAAAAAAAGCCAGGATCACGTGAATAGTTTGAAATTGGAAAAGGACCAAGAGATGGTAACCGAGGATGATCTTGTTTTTGAGGGTGTTATGTGTGGCATATGTAATGTGAGTTTTGTATCAATGGCAGCATATAATTCTCACCTTAAGGGCCAGAGCCACTTAAAAAATAAGAGAAAATCAGAGGAGAGTAAGTTGAAGGTAGAGGAGGTTCAGTCTACAAGAAAACATCGGTCATGTGAATTGTGCCGAATGGATTTTTTTTCAGACCATTCTTACGAAACACATTTTTCTTCACAGCTACATATTGACAAAGAACAGTGGACAAAGGAATGGCAAGAAAAAAAGAGCAAATCTGTTCTACTAGTTGAACAGGAAAAAGGAACTGTTGATCCATCCACAGAAATTATAGAGAATAATGTAGCAAAGCCTGATGAGTCAAGTACTGCTGAAAATATTAAACCTGTTGAGCTGTTTGAATGCATTAACAAagttgaaaaagaaaataatcagTCTGGGGCTGAGCTCAACTCAGATGGATCTTTGCAGCCAACAGGTGAGAAGATGGTTTCAAAAGAAGAACGGGAAATGAAAAATGATAGAAAAGCAGTTTTTGAATGCAAACTATGTGGAATTTCAGTGGTAAGTTCCATGACTTATGAACACCATATTAAGAGCAAACAACACATGTTGAATTTATTCCATCAAACATCTGGTACAGCTGAGAGTTCTAGTAAAAATGAACCAGTCAGAAATCATTCTAAACTCACATTGGCTGCAGCTAAAACTACAGTTTCCTCAGATGCTTTTCATTGTGAAGATAGTAATATTTCTAATAAAAGCTTAAACCAGCATAAATCCCATTTAGAAAGCAATGAACGCAATAGTGATACTGTAGCATCACTGCAAACTGAACAAAAGGCCACCTTTCCCACATCAAATGAATCTATTATGGAAAAAAGTGATCAAAAAAGTGTGCTTTCATCACCATTACCTGATAAAGGAAAAACCATTGATTCAACATCTAGTGGTGACTGTCTCTTTGAAAGCAGTGATCAGAAAAGTGTACATTCATCACCGCTACTTGCCACAGGGAAACCCACTGATTCAAGATCAAATGATTCTAATTTGAAAAGCAGTGATTATAAAAGTGTGCTTTCTTCAACACTGCCTGCTGAAAGAAAATCCACTGATTTAACATCTAGTAGTGGCTCTCATTTGGAAAGCGGTAATAAGGAAAGTGTGTGTTCATCATCACTACTTGCCACAGGTAAACCCACTGATTCAACCTCAAATAGTGATTCTAATTTGAAAAACAGTAGTAAAAAGAGTGTGTTTTCATCACCACTACTTGCCAAAGGGAAACCCACTGATTCAACATCAAATAGTGATTCTAATTTGAAAAGCAGTGGTcagaaaagtatgcattcatcACCACTACTTGCCAAAGGCAAACCCACTGATTCAACATTTAGTAGTGATTCTCATTTGGAAAACAGTGATCAGGAAAGTACCATTGCATCATCACAACCAGCCATAGGTGATCCTTGTCATCCAGAATCAAGTGATTCTCGTATAGAAAACAATAATAATCATGAAAGTGTAGTTTCAACACCACAATCTGCCAAAGAAAAATCTTATGATCCGAGTGCTGTTGTGGAATTACACTTATCCAAAGAAAAATACACTGATCAAGCATCAAATGTTTATGTGAGAAAAGGGATCCTCAAGAACAATGCcaaaaaatctgataaaataGAAAGTCTGGATTCTGCAGCTGAAGTGTGTAAAAGCAGGAAAACATCAGTGAAATTGACCCAAGTAGAGGAAAAATCTGAGCATAAAAATGAGAAACCTTCTCTGTTAGTTGTGGCTACACAGGAGGAAAATGACCAAGAAGAGGACACAGAAAATTTTGAATGTAAGCCATGTGGAGTTTCAATTGTGGGTGTCATGTCTTATGAACATCATTTGGGGAGTATACAGCACATCTTGAAATTAGCGCAACAGCCAACATCGTCTAAAGAAGTTAATAAACTACCCAAACAACAAAATCCTATTGTGGCTGCGAACAATACAAAAGCAGTTGAAACATTTTATTGTGAAACGTGTGAGTATAAATCTAACACATCCGCCCAGCATCAAGCCCATCTAAAAAGTAATGACCATAATAGGACTtgttttgaattacaaatgaGCAAATTAAAAAGTAGAAAAAGATTAGAAAAGTTAAAACATATAAAACTCACACAGCAGCCTACTAACATGAATAAAACTGAAGGTATAGTGAAAGAAATTATCCAGAAGAAAGCTAATATACTTTCCAAGTTTCAAAATTCAACTGCATCACAAGTTTCTACTAACAAGACTAAAGCTGAGAGTTTAATGAGAGAAATTCTCCAGAAGAAAGCAAAACTATTTCTTGAGTCTGAAAATTCAACTGCATCACAAGTTTCTAGCATTGTTGTAAGAAATGAAATGGATCAAACTTCTAAAATAAGCAAACCATGCCGTTCTAGATTTTCAAGTTTTGAATCTCAGCCAGATGTGAATTTGAGTTCTGGCTATGTTACTAATTTAAGTGCTACCCCAACTCTGAATATGAGCTCTACCCCTACTCTGAATATGAGTTCTACCCCTACTCTGAATATGAGCTCTACTCGTACTCTGAATATAAGTTCTACTCCTACTCTGAATATGAGTTCTACCCCTACTCTGAATATGAGTTCTACCCCTACTCTGAATATGAGTTCTACCCCTACTCTGAATATGAGCTCTACCCCTACTCTGAATATGAGTTCTACTCCTACTCTGAATATGAGCTCTACTCGTACTCTGAATATAAGTTCTACTCCTACTCTGAATATGAGCTCTACCCCTACTATGAATATGAGTTCTACCCCTACTCTGAATATGAGCTCTACCCCTACTCTGAATATGAGTTCTACCCCAACTCTGAATATGTGTTCTACCCCAACTCTGAATATGAGCTCTACCCCTACTCTGAATATGAGTTATACCCCAACTCTGAATATGAGCTCTACCTCTACTCTGAATATGAGTTCTACCCCTACTCTGAATATGAGTTCTACCCCTACTCTGAATATGAGCTCTACTCGTACTCTGAATATAAGTTCTACTCCTACTCTGAATATGAGCTCTACCCCTAATCTGAATATGAGAACTACCCCTAATCTTAATATGAGCTCTACCCCTGCTGTGAGTTTTCATTCCAATAATTTGAGTTCTACAATTGCTGAACGTTCTGCTGTTGCTGTGAGTACAAGTTTTGGCACAGCCGCAGATTTGAATTCACTTGAGAGGCATACAAGTGTTACCAGACCTTGCAAATTGGAAATGATCTCTTCCAACAGACCTAATAATATTAGTACATATGTTAGCGAAGTAAGGACCATGTTTGATAATCTTAAAAATGTTGAAAGACGTGCCATGggtaaaacattttctgaaaagcTACATAATTTGAAAATTTCTGATATCAGAAGAAATGTGTCTGAAAATTCTGATGGCACAAGAACTAGTATTTCTGAGAAACCTCAAAATACTTCAGACTCTGACAAGAGAACACTTGTTTCAACGACTTATCCTGCTTTGGCAAGTCCACATTTTATAAATCCAGTGACAGCTGAAATATCTCATAGTATGGGAAAAACTGTACCTGAAAAACTTCAGAATACTTCTGAGAAAAAATCAACTTCTGATATATCAGAAGTTATGAGAAAAGTACTTCAGAGGATTCAGGCAACGAAAGTATCTATTCCAAAAACACAACAGGATACTGAAGTTTCTGATGCTATAAAGAAAGCACTTGAAAGATTGCAGACTACTACCGACATTTCATttgcaaaggaaaaaaattttgatatgtCCAAAAAACCTCAAATAACCCAGGTTATTGATATTACTCACCAAGAAAGATGCAACAATAATGAAATATCACCTGCTTCTGAAAAAGACAGAAATACTGAGTCTTCACACACTTTCAAAACTATTCTTTCTGAACGACATCATAGTACTGATTTGGCACATGTTTTTGAAAAGACAGTTCCTGAAAATCATAAAAGAACAGAAATATTTGATTCATTCGATAAACTGTTTCCTGAAAGATGTCGAAATGCTGAAAGGTCAGATACTTCTAAAAAACATCAAAGTACTGAAAGAGTGCATGAATCTGAAAAGATCATCCCTGAAAGGCATATGGGTACAGAAGTGCCTAATGCTCTAAAAGTGAGACTTACTGAAATACATCAAAATAATGAAAAGTCACAGGAGAAGAGGTTTTCTGGTGGATTTCAAAgtaataaagtttttaataagaaaatatttcttaaaaaatttgaaaatactgAGTTATATGATGAAAGGTTGGAAGGAAAGAGGTTCCGTGGAAAATATGACACAATTGAAGGGTTGCATGAAAATAGGCTTTCCGAACAAAGTCGAACTACTGAACTATCAAATGAAAGAAGAATTCCTGAAAGATACCACAAATCTGAAGTTTTGTATGAAAAAAGGTATTCTGAGAGAgatcaaaataatgaaaaaagaAACTTAAATTCAGGAATGGTTCATGATGTAGGACAGGTCATTCATGAAGTTTCCTCAGATACTGGCATATCTTCAGATCCAATGAAAAAGATTATATTGAAAGCACTTGAGTCTACTGCAATGTCTGATCAGTTGAGAAGGTCACTTATTGAAAAACTTAGTTCTACAGAAATATCTAAATTAATGGAAAGGACAATGCCTGAAACATCTCAGAGTGCTTATATCAAGGGAAGAATTTCTCCTGTAGAGCATCATGATTTTGAAACATCGCATTCTATTAAGAATGTATGTGAAAGACCTCGAAACACTGAATTGAGACGTGACACACTTCGTGTGAGGACTCAGACCAGTGAAGTGCCTTGCGATACCAAAAGTATGGCTGCTGAAATACAGCAAAACTTTGGTATGTCTCGTACAGAAAGAATCAAAGATTCAATACAGCACTTTCATAGACTAGATGGTGCTGCAGGTAAAAGATTTGCATGTAAAGTGTGTCAGGTGAATCATTCTTCTTCACCTGAACTTATTCAACATACAGATTCCCGAGAACATTTAACCAATGTGGAACTTTTGCGCAGATTCATCGCAAGATTCAGACGCTTAGCAAATTCCGAAGATAACCAGTTAACATGTTGCAAGTGTAGTTTTTCGTGCACTTTAGTACGTGATTTCAATCGTCACATTCTAGATACTCACTGGCTCAGAGTGCTTGTAATGCGCAAACGTAAATTTGGGGTATCCAGCTCCTCTAGTAAGTCTTCTGTAAGTCATGACTCGACAGAGGATGAGGAGTCACGGTACCTGGTACCTGCAAAATGTGCACGGATGCATTTTGAGTGTGTTTTATGCAAGAAAAGTTACTCTCTTGAAGAAGATTACAAAGAGCACCTTAAAAGTGATATGCATAGAGAAAGAACACGTGTTGTTGCACACAAGAATGCAGCCCTTAGGGTTCCACAGCTTGATAAAATTACACCAAATGAAAAGCATAGTCTTCGAGAGGAAGTCACTGCATTTAGTGAATCCCTTCCAAGAGGAAGTCAGAAGAAACTGAATACAAATTTGAAGCGTAAACCTGGGAAAGTTGTTCATGTATGGAGCCGTAAGTAG